In Bacillus cereus ATCC 14579, a single window of DNA contains:
- a CDS encoding TetR/AcrR family transcriptional regulator, with the protein MKEKERLIIESAMKLFATKGVNATSVQEIVTASGISKGAFYLYFKSKDELLLATLRYYYDKIQKKMLDIEQESLLPREKFAKQLHCQFNDIQKHKEFIIMHARENAIPFNKEVEEFMMRMKLESHAFYRNSLLSIYGEKVMPYLLDLVIMVEGICRGYLELIILQAPEIDLSYVAAFILKRVDNLVDGLVESSEEPILHEEKLGEFLCKSELIKEQVKEHFLKEIIVFKRTLADQLEDDELLVTLDVLEAEIRLLNPRIPVIRGMLANLEAYPELKEFRLRLIGYYNIKNS; encoded by the coding sequence ATGAAAGAAAAAGAGCGTTTAATTATAGAATCGGCTATGAAGTTATTTGCTACTAAGGGTGTAAATGCGACATCAGTGCAGGAAATTGTGACAGCTAGTGGTATATCTAAGGGAGCTTTTTACTTATATTTTAAATCGAAAGATGAGCTTTTATTAGCGACACTTCGATATTATTATGACAAAATCCAAAAGAAAATGCTGGATATTGAACAAGAGTCTTTATTACCACGTGAAAAATTTGCAAAACAATTACATTGTCAGTTTAATGATATACAAAAGCATAAAGAATTTATTATTATGCATGCGAGAGAAAATGCGATTCCGTTTAATAAAGAAGTAGAAGAATTTATGATGCGGATGAAGTTAGAGTCTCATGCATTTTATCGGAATAGTTTATTGTCCATTTATGGTGAAAAGGTTATGCCATATTTATTGGATTTAGTAATTATGGTAGAAGGCATATGCCGTGGGTATTTAGAATTAATTATTTTACAAGCACCAGAAATTGATTTATCGTATGTAGCTGCTTTTATTTTAAAAAGAGTAGATAATTTAGTAGATGGCTTAGTAGAATCTTCGGAAGAACCTATTTTACATGAAGAAAAGCTTGGAGAATTCCTTTGTAAATCAGAGCTTATTAAGGAACAAGTTAAAGAACATTTTTTAAAAGAGATTATTGTATTTAAGCGCACTTTAGCTGATCAATTAGAGGATGATGAGCTGTTGGTTACATTAGATGTTTTAGAGGCGGAAATACGATTGCTTAATCCAAGAATTCCGGTAATTAGAGGTATGTTAGCAAATTTAGAGGCGTATCCGGAATTAAAAGAATTTCGATTACGCCTTATAGGATACTACAATATAAAAAATTCTTAA